From Etheostoma spectabile isolate EspeVRDwgs_2016 unplaced genomic scaffold, UIUC_Espe_1.0 scaffold00006415, whole genome shotgun sequence:
aggataaggcaccatgtcacaaagctcacatcatttcaaattggtttcttgaacatgacgaTGAGTTCACTGGACTAAAATgacccccacagtcaccagatctcaacccaatagagcatctttgggatgtagtggaacgggagcttcgtgccctggatgtgcatcccacaaatctccatcaactgcaagatgccatcctatcaatatgggccaacgtttctaaagaatgctttcagcaccttgttgaatcaatgccacgtagaattaaggccgttctgaaggcaaaagggggtgaaacacagtattagtatggtgttcctaataatccttgaGGTGAGTGTAGAATCAGTGGGGCGGGACACTCTGGCTAAAAATggattaaccctctgaggtctaaaGGCATTTTTAGATATCTTCTTAAATTCTCGAAAAGCATTTCTACGAGACTGACTGATTACTttgagttatttttggaatctatggtcaataaacctcatttataggaaattaaacctaatgtttgagttagaaaagcagaaattaggaattatttagactcaaattaaaggaatggaagttgatggataatcacagactggaatatgtcaacttttactcaatactatttcaaaacacttaAGCAACATCAAAACAGTAAAGGATGGCTGTGATTGATGGATGGGAAATCAGATGGAAGATAATACACACTCCATGTTAacagtacatttttttaaaataagatacatactgtataatgcACAACATAAGCTAGAAACTGACAGTTGATCTGAAATAATACAACAACTACAATGACGTAAATGATGTACAACACTAACAAAGGACACACAGTCCCAGTCCGTTTAATCGGGACATGTCACTTCAGAAGAATGTGACAGTACGTGTATGGCGAGTGAAACCCTCCCTAAATACGCGATGGTTGTTTTAATTGTGCATGATCACACCTTTCACATGAGCCATCACTCACATGTGCACATATTTCATTGCCATTGTCTTGAGACTGAGGTCATCTCAGGTACTTGGCCTATAAAAGTGTATCTAGAATCATAAAACGTCACATTTTCATTGACATCGGTGGATGACATTCAAGCTGAGAATCATAACCTGTAAGTATTTTCATGTCTTAAATTAGTCCAACATGCATCAAaggcaatttctttttttccaagacAGAGATTGTATTGATGTTGAAATTATGTTTtacatcattttaattttttgtaaatgaatgtgtgtgtgtatgtttgtgttacTGCTGGTTTTGCTCTGCTATAGATTTGAGGAATGATTGACTATTAACTATTATACTGTAATTTATTtcatactatatacatatattttgtgtgtgtatgtatttaaacCAGGATTTCTCAACTTTTTAATGGTTCATTATCCCCAAAAAGGTGTCAACAAAGTTTTGAAACTGCaaaaagtatatattttatgCATTATATTTATGAAATGTATGTGAATAGCTCCcagagaaatgtttttagacATCAAATAGGTAAATTACATTATAATAGTTAATAGTCAATCATTCCTCAAATCTATAGCAGAGCAAAACGAGCcgcagctgtgtgtgtctgttgtgtgtttttcaatAATTCAATAAGCATCtttaagttattttaagttGTCAGCTCAGAGATAGACATTCAACAGAAGCACAAACAGCAATCCACtcacaagaaaaaacatttgaacgttaccaattttatttttcagagaGCCGAGAAGAGAAACGACACCATCGTCACCATGATTGCAAAGATTTGTTTCCTCGTCCTTCTGTTCGTTGGTAAGAGAAACTTTCAACCGCAAATTAAGTTGTTGCAAATATGAAACTGAACTAACAATTTCTCCTCAAAACAGCTTCTGGCAACTCACAGGCCAGTACCACAGCaggaggtaccacagcagcaggtaccacagcaggaggtaccacagcagcagtaaccacagcagcaggtaccacagcagcagtaaccacagcagcaggtaccacagcagcaggtaccacagcagcaggtaccacagcagcagtaaccacagcagcaggtaccacagcagcagtaaccacagcagcaggtaccacagcagcaggtaccacagcagcagtaaccacagcagcaggtaccacagcagcaggtaccacagcagcagtaaccacagcagcaggtaccacagcaggaggtaccacagcagcaggtaccacagcagcaggtaccacagcagcaggtaccacagcaggaggtaccacagcaggaggtaccacagcagcaggtaccacagcagcaggtaccacagcaggaggtaccacagcagcacctACCACAGCAACTACCGTAGCGACTACCAACACAACTACAAATCCGACCACCTCCTCCGCCCTCATCAACCAAATCAGTCTCATCTCCATTGTCGTGGCTGTGCTGACACCTGTTCTCTACTCAGGTTGCTGAAGGTGTTAAGTGCAGTTCTCATCCTGTGCATGAATCACTGAAAATGGAAGGATTTTGGTTTACATAATGTAAGCTGATATGCTAAGTGCTGGTTTACTGATGCGTGTTTGCACACTGGACCTTGTTGGAGGTGTTGAGAATTAATCCAAATGCCTGTGATAACTACATGTTGTTTTGATTCAGAGGCCAGTGAGTGAATCTGtctaataatattaaatattaactttATGTATGTCATCACATGATAACAAAATGgtttacaataaaatgtttttgccaAGCTATGGAGTTGTCACtcataatttaatatttacatatatatatatatatacacaaatgttggttatttttatgaaatatcaGCTATTCTGCTTCATCAGGACCGTGCAGGTTTCAGCAGACTTGTCCAGGTAAAAGCTTTCTCGAGTGTTTTCAGGCTCATCACACAGTCTTcatatttaaaatcctttattaatcccacaatggggaaattcacacTGTTGCAGAGGCTAGTCATGAGAGGAAAAGTATAAGACACACATTGATACacaataataaatttaattaaaaagagtTACTAGTAATATTGAACAGTAAAATGTATAGGAGGAGTCGTCCATGGAGGATCATTTGACCACTGTCCCCCAAGTCTCCCACCATCTCCACGGCGTCAAGGGGGGCAACCAAGTTATCTTAGAGACAGGATGGGATTGGCTCATTGGGGGCAACGAGTGGGCCGgtctggggtggggggggggggggggcagtagctctgTCAGTAGGGATTAGACATGTTTACAGTACAAGGGTTAAATTCTCGAAAAGCATTTATACGAGAGTCAGCACAAAGTGGGGGAGGAAAGAGTCCTGAGGAAGAAGGGTGTCCATTCAGCAGAATGAGACTGAGACACACAAAGTAGTTATTAAGAAAGTAATATTCCCAATAACCATCACATAAGTGTGATTAACTGATGCTCTGATACTTCTGAAtttgtttaaccctcgtgttgtcttcccgtcaaaagaaaattgaaaatcaacatttttgttcacgctttttatctgattttaacattttcttacgttttttttcccattttttcaacatttttgatgcttttttttcaatgtttgtcactttttttgacgttttcaacactacgtaacacatACTTATTAAtgttagttatttttggaatttatggtcaataaacctcatttaaaggaaattacacctaatgtttgagttagaaaagcagaacttacgaattatttagactaaaattaaaggaatagatagatagatagatagatagatagatagatagctagatagatatttattgatcccaaaaaatgggaaattatggtgttacagcagtacacgtacatttgtcacacaacacagactataaatataaatgaggtattagtaaaaaatatacatacacacagtttacatgaaataataataataataataataataggaataaaatataagaataaaatataagaacaaatatttaaatacatacaggatgggaaaacaaaatgtgcaactgcttaaataatatgctaaatgtttgctaaaatgtaaataaaccaattgtgcaggttgcccttagTGCAGTAGGGTGGTGTCTAAAAGTCTTATctgcacccagtgatgacgcgtcagagagttttattgcctgtggtaggaatgatttcctgtatcGGTCCatgcggcatttaaactgtcggagcctcttagaggagctgctcctctggtggacaagtggggggtggagagggtgaagctgctcctctgttggaccagtgtggggtggagagagtgaagctgctcctctgttggaccagtgtggggtggagagggtggagctgctcctctgttggaccagtgtggggtggagagggtggagctgctcctctgttggaccagtgtggggtggagagggtggtcagggttatccatgatagataacagatTGTTccgtgacctcctctccaccacagcttcaaacgtgtcctgtttgcagccgatcacggagccagccttcctgatcagtttgttcagtctgtttgtgtcgctggctccgatgctgctgcccccccccccccccccccagcagatggcggaggagaacagagcgctggccacaacagactggtagaacatctccaacattctgctgcacacgttgaaggatctcagcttcctcaggaaatagagtctgctcatccccttcttctaaacagcagtgctgttggtcttccagttcagcctgacacccaggtatctgtcctcctccaccatgtccacgtcacttcccaggatgcaaaggggctgcggagtcgttcccttcctcctgaagtcaatcaccacctctctggtcttatccatgTTCAGCAGCAGGCGGTTCTCACCAggccactccacaaagtcacccaccagtgccctgttcttccccccccctcctgtccatccctgatacacccaacaactgcagagtcatcagaaaccttctgtaggtgacatgactctgagttgtactggaagtctgcGGTGTACAAGGTGAACCGAAAAGGAGACaccacagtcccctgtgggccCCCCGTACccctcaccaccacatcagacagaacacggtccaggcagacaaactgtggtctgtctgtcaggtagtcagtgatccaggggACTGTGGACTTACCGGCACCCATCAgccgcagcttctcaccaagtagcagaggctggatggtgttgaatgcactggagcaggggtcttcaacagggggtcagcaacccctagggggtccgcggaggtactgcatgggggtcgcgaaagttttggttgattagacttttttttatattcccccccccccccccctgcaatttttttcactaattgaaatgtctttaaatccacattaacatgaattcaacacactttagtaaacagataaatggaggcagaagatgtctttcagtcatcaatgcacacatggcactgtaggaccagtttgatataacacaattttatgcaatatatataattaggggatccccgctccatctcgccatcagtttgggggtccttggcctggaaaacgttgaagacccctgcactGGAGGAATCAAAACatgtgattctcacagtgccgccaccgccatccaggtgcagatgagctcgctgcagaagatagacgacagcgtcgtccactcccagaccaggctggtaggcaaactgtagagggtccagagaagaacccACCTGCagcctcaggtaggccaagaccagcctctccagtgccttcatcacatgggatgtgagagccactgggcggtagtccttgaggccagatggagtcgacttcttggggaccgggacaaggcgggacgtcttccacagcagcagcacccGTTTGCCCGTGTCGACCACCGTATTCACCTGTATTTCAACTtcgacaacatgagggtcaaatTGATATGGCATTTTTGATGATAGTAATacactatataaatatattatgacACCTGAAATGTAGCACAAAGTGCTCTACAATAAGGAAAAATTGACATTGGAACAACTTAAAAACAGTGAAGGATGGCtgtaatggatggatggaaaatcAGATGGAAGTTAATGCACACTTCATATTATTGGAAAGATCTTTTAAACAGATACATATAATGCACAACATAAGCTAGAAACAGGACAGTTGATCTGAAATACTACAATGACTACAAGGACCACAATGAGGTAAATGATGTACAACACTAACAAAGGACACACAGTCCCAGTCCGTTTAATTGGGACATGTCACTTCAGAAGAATGTGACAGTACGTGTATGGCGAGTGAAAGCATCCCTAAATACGCGATGGTTGTTTAATTGTGCATGATCACACCTATGAGCCCATGAGCCATCACTCACATGTGCACATATTTCATTGCCATTGTCGTCAGACTGAGGTCACCTCAGGTACTTTTCCTATAAAGTATGTCTGGAGTCGCAAAACGTCACATTTTCATTGACATCGGTGGATGAGATTCAAGCTGAGAATCATAACCTGTGAGTATTTTCATGTCTTAAATTAGTCCAACATGCATCAAAGGCAAGAAATAGCCTTTGAttcatatttgtttaattttttcaaaacagAGATTGCATTGGTGTtgaaattatattttacaaattgttttaaaatggatgtgtgtttgtttgtgttatatttgtatatattaatacaatatatacaccgtatatatgtatatatgtgtgtatatatatatatatatatatatatatatatatatatatgtatatatatgtggaTAACGTACAGCTACTGATAGATTTGAGGAATTATTGACTATTAACTATTATATGTAATttagttaatatatatatatatatatatatatatatatataatatatatatatatatatatatacatatatacgcACAGCTACTTCTGGTTTTGCTCTGCTATAGATTTGAGGAATTATTGACTATTGACTATTATGATGTAATTTagttcatacacacacatatatacataaacatatatgtatatatatatatatatatatacacatatacatatatgtgtatatatatatatatatatatatatttatatatatatttatatatatatattatatgtatatatattgtatgtatatttcttgtttgtttatttaaaccAGGATTTCTCAACTTTTTAATAGTCCCTTGTCCCAATAAAGGTatcaataaagtatatattTCATGCATTATATTTATGAAATGTATGTGAAAAGCTCCcagagaaatgtttttagacATCGAATaagtaaattacattaaaatagttAATAGTTAATCATTCCTCAAATCTATAGCAGAGCAAAACgagcagcagctgtgtgtgtctgttgtgtttctttcaatAATTCAATAAGCATCtttaagttattttaagttGTCAGGTTAGAGATAGACATTCAACAGAAGCACAAACAGCAATCCACCACAAGACTCTTATTCTGtttgaagtgaagaaaaaacatttgaacgttaccaatttttatttttcagagagCCGAGAAGAGAAACGACACCATCGTCACCATGATTGCAAAGATTTGTTTCCTCGTCCTTCTGTTCGTTGGTAAGAGAAACTTTCAACCGCAAATTAAGTTGTTGCAAATATGAAACTGAACTAACAATTTCTCCTCACAACAGCTTCTGGCAACTCACAGGCCAGTACCACAGAaggaggtaccacagcagcaggtaccacagcagcagtaaccacagcagcagtaaccacagcagcagtaaccacagcagcaggtaccacagcagcagttaccacagcagcagtaaccacagcagcagttaccacagcagcagtaaccacagcagcaggtaccacagcagcagtaaccacagcagcaggtaccacagcagcgggtaccacagcagcagtaaccacagcagcaggtaccacagcagcaggtaccacagcagcaggtaccacagcggcagtaaccacagcagcaggtaccacagcagcagtaaccacagcagcgggtaccacagcagcagtaaccacagcagcgggtaccacagcagcagtaaccacagcagcgggtaccacagcagcagtaaccacagcagcagtaaccacagcagcggctaccacagcagcagtaaccacagcagcaggtaccacagcagcagtaaccacagcagcgggtaccacagcagcagtaaccacAGCAGCGGGTACCACAGCACCggttaccacagcagcagtaaccacagcaccggttaccacagcagcagtaaccacagcagcaggtaccacagcagcagtaaccacagcagcaggtaccacagcagcagtaaccacagcagcgggtaccacagcagcagtaaccacagcagcagtaaccacagcagaaggtaccacagcagcagtaaccacagcagcgggtaccacagcagcagtaaccacagcagcaggtaccacagcagcaggtaccacagcggCAGTTACCACAGCaggaggtaccacagcagcagttacCACAGCCTCggttaccacagcagcaggtaccacagcagcagttaccacagcagcaggtaccacagcagcaggagcCACAGCACCggttaccacagcagcaggtaccacagcagcaggtaccacagcagcagttacCACAGCACCggttaccacagcagcaggtaccacagcagcaggtaccacagcagcaggtaccacagcaggaggtaccacagcagcagttaccacagcagcaggtaccacagcagcaatTACCACAGCaggaggtaccacagcagcaggtaccacagcaggaggtaccacagcagcaggtaccacagcagtgGGTACCACAGCaggaggtaccacagcagcaggtaccacagcagcaggtaccacagcaggaggtaccacagcagcagttacCACAGCAGCAAGTACCTCAGCaggaggtaccacagcagcagttacCACAGCATCggttaccacagcagcaggtaccactgCTGCAGTTACCACAGCAGCggttaccacagcagcagtaaccacagcagcaggtaccacagcagcagtaaccacagcagcaggtaccacagcagcgggtaccacagcagcaggtaccacagcagcaggtaccacagcagcagtaaccacagcagcaggtaccacagcagcagtaaccacagcagcaggtaccacagcagcaggtaccacagcagcaggtaccacagcagcaggtaccacagcagcaggtaccacagcagcagtaaccacagcagcaggtaccacagcagcagtaaccacagcagcaggtaccacagcagcagtaaccacagcagcaggtaccacagcagcagtaaccacagcagcaggtaccacagcagcagtaaccacagcagcagtaaccacagcagcgggtaccacagcagcagtaaccacagcagcagtaaccacagcaccggttaccacagcagcaggtaccacagcagcagtaaccacagcagcaggtaccacagcagcagtaaccacagcagcagtaaccacagcagcaggtaccacagcagcagtaaccacagcagcgggtaccacagcagcagtaaccacagcagcaggtaccacagcagcaggtaccacagcagcaggtaccacagcgaCAGTTACCACAGCaggaggtaccacagcagcagttacCACAGCATCggttaccacagcagcaggtaccacagcagcagttaccacagcagcaggtaccacagcagcaggagcCACAGCACCggttaccacagcagcaggtaccacagcagcagttacCACAGCATCGGTTACCACAGCAGcgggtaccacagcagcagttaccacagcagcaggtaccacagcagcaggagcCACAGCACCggttaccacagcagcaggtaccacagcagcaggtaccacagcagcagttacCACAGCACCggttaccacagcagcaggtaccacagcagcaggtaccacagcaggaggtaccacagcagcagttaccacagcagcaggtacc
This genomic window contains:
- the LOC116678070 gene encoding transcription initiation factor TFIID subunit 1 codes for the protein MTGFTGVNPVTQRSSLEIQANHMTVLNLQGTKIPSSNKSSHRNDQTESREEKRHHRHHDCKDLFPRPSVRCFWQLTGQYHSRRYHSSRYHSRRYHSSSNHSSRYHSSSNHSSRYHSSRYHSSRYHSSSNHSSRYHSSSNHSSRYHSSRYHSSSNHSSRYHSSRYHSSSNHSSRYHSRRYHSSRYHSSRYHSSRYHSRRYHSRRYHSSRYHSSRYHSRRYHSSTYHSNYRSDYQHNYKSDHLLRPHQPNQSHLHCRGCADTCSLLRLLKVLSAVLILCMNH